In one Pseudodesulfovibrio tunisiensis genomic region, the following are encoded:
- the murI gene encoding glutamate racemase, which produces MPNNLPIGMFDSGVGGLTVLKAVRQLMPCENILYLGDTARLPYGSKSARTVSQYAVQCAAELVRRDIKLLVVACNTASAVALDSLRAAYPDLPVIGVVEPGAEAACAASSNGHIAVIATESTIAGGAYQRAIHARLPGASITGHPCPLFVPLAEEGWTEGPIAEAIAARYLDPIFNPASGTGSDEPPDVLVLGCTHFPLLAPAIKHVAAPGTAIVDSAATTARAVRQVLADRNLVRSNGCGSSVYLTTDDVPRFARTGTRFLGTPIAEADVELVDL; this is translated from the coding sequence ATGCCGAACAATCTTCCCATAGGCATGTTCGATTCCGGCGTTGGCGGGCTGACCGTGCTCAAGGCCGTGCGTCAGCTCATGCCGTGCGAAAACATATTGTATCTCGGAGACACGGCCCGGCTGCCCTACGGCTCCAAGTCCGCGCGTACCGTGTCGCAATACGCGGTCCAGTGCGCGGCCGAACTCGTGCGCCGGGACATCAAGCTGCTCGTGGTGGCGTGCAACACGGCCAGTGCCGTGGCTCTGGACAGCCTGCGGGCCGCCTATCCCGACCTGCCCGTGATCGGCGTGGTCGAGCCCGGGGCCGAGGCTGCGTGCGCTGCGTCCAGCAACGGACACATTGCGGTCATTGCCACGGAATCCACCATTGCGGGCGGTGCATACCAGCGCGCCATCCATGCCCGGTTGCCCGGGGCGAGCATCACGGGCCATCCCTGCCCCCTGTTCGTGCCGCTGGCCGAGGAGGGCTGGACCGAAGGCCCCATTGCCGAGGCCATTGCCGCACGCTATCTGGACCCGATCTTCAATCCCGCGTCCGGCACGGGCAGCGACGAGCCCCCCGATGTGCTCGTGCTCGGCTGCACCCATTTCCCGCTGCTCGCCCCGGCCATCAAGCACGTGGCCGCGCCCGGCACTGCCATCGTGGATTCCGCTGCCACGACCGCCCGGGCCGTGCGTCAGGTTCTGGCTGATCGCAATCTGGTGCGCAGCAACGGCTGCGGCTCCTCTGTCTATCTCACCACCGACGATGTGCCGCGCTTTGCCCGTACCGGAACCCGTTTTCTGGGTACCCCCATCGCTGAAGCGGACGTGGAACTGGTGGATTTGTAG